In Magnetococcales bacterium, the sequence ACGTCACGGGCAGGAACAGCAGCAAGGGCAGGATCAGGTGCGGCCACCCCTTGCCCGGCAATCGATCCAGCCACCAGGCCAGCAGGATCGACAAGCCTACAGAGGGCAGATACACATACCGCATGGCCAACAGTGGCGACGGATTGAAGACGGCAGCCAGGGGCGGGGCCAAAAAAACACCCAGCCAGACCAGGGCCAGGAGCGGCACGACAGGCACAGGACGCATCCGCACGAGCGGAATGGCCCATGCAGCAACCAGGAACATGGCAACCGGCAAGGATTGCAGATGAAAAAAACCGGTATCCGGCATGGCCAGATACAAGGGTTGCGGCCAGGGCAACAGCAGGTGTCGCAGATACTCCACCAGGAAACCGGGAAGTCGCGCCCCCGCAGTGGCCAGATCCCACGTCAGGGGCAGTGACACCCCCAACAGGATTTTCCGCGCCACCAGATAGACCACCAGAACCGCCCCATAGGCCGAGAACGCCATGAAGCGCCAACGGCCCAGGCGCAGACGATCCTGCATGAGAACAAAAAAAGGGAATACCACCCCGGTTTCAGCGGTAAAAATGGCCCCTCCAAACAACATGGCCGCCACAAGCAAAAAGGCCGGCTGACCCGTGCGCAGATACCGGTCATGCACCAGACAGGTTGCCAGGATCAACAGGGTTGCCTGAAGATGCATTGTGGCCAGGATCCAGCCGACGGCTTCGGCGTGAACCGGATGCACAGCAAACAAGGCTGCCGCCAAACCCGCCGCACGCACGTC encodes:
- a CDS encoding tetratricopeptide repeat protein, with the protein product MLLMWLRRLLPGIDVRAAGLAAALFAVHPVHAEAVGWILATMHLQATLLILATCLVHDRYLRTGQPAFLLVAAMLFGGAIFTAETGVVFPFFVLMQDRLRLGRWRFMAFSAYGAVLVVYLVARKILLGVSLPLTWDLATAGARLPGFLVEYLRHLLLPWPQPLYLAMPDTGFFHLQSLPVAMFLVAAWAIPLVRMRPVPVVPLLALVWLGVFLAPPLAAVFNPSPLLAMRYVYLPSVGLSILLAWWLDRLPGKGWPHLILPLLLFLPVTFMAHGHWQNDGEVYARIVQWNPNHHAGYLGMARYAERSGNPERASHLYRQALTRATGKARLTVLEPLALLLGQTGDHAASLAMFRELTTLAPERSSAWVGVGNNLWFMKQPEQAAAAYAEAVRMDPRNREACHNLRMALTATGRLRDVPRVCFSGP